One Heterodontus francisci isolate sHetFra1 chromosome 13, sHetFra1.hap1, whole genome shotgun sequence genomic window, tttatactccatcccctttgcaataaaggccaacattccatttgttttcctaattacttgctgtacctacatcctaactttctgtgattcatgttcgAAAATACCCAGATCCATCTGCACCactgcattctgcagtctctcttcatttaaataatattccgcttttctattcttcctgccaaagtggacaacctcacattttcccacattatactccatctgccaatttttcccccgctcacttaacctatctctttggatgtgtcctcctcacaacttgctttcctacccattttgtatcatccgcaaatgtggctacaatacaatcagtccctttgtccaagtcattaatacggatagtaaatagttgaggccccagcactcagtccctttgtccaagtcattaatacggatagtaaatatttgaggccccaacactgatccctgtggcacttcactagttagtttgccaacctgaaaatgccccatttatgccgactctgtttcctgttggttagccaatcctgtatccatgctaatatattatcaacACCATGAGCTCTAATCTTGAgagataaccttttatgtggcaccttattgaatgccttttggaaatccaaatatactacatccactggttcccctttatctaccctgtgtgtttcatcctcaaagaactctaataaatttgtcaaatatgattgccctttcataaaaccatattgactctgcctaattgggtgatggatgaatgggagttggtgcaagttagaataaaagaagaatcagagaatcatagaattagTTTTGGATTCAACCTCCAAAAGGACAGCAGTTATAGTCAATATTTTCTCATTAGCATTTTGCATCAgagattagaacattagaacattacagcgcagtacaggcccttcggccctcgatgttgcgccgaccatctgacctacactattccattttcatccatatgtctatccaatgaccacttaaatgcccttaaagttggcgagtctacgactgttgcaggcagggcgttccacgcccctactactctctgcgtaaagaaactacctctgacatctgtcctatatctttcacccctcaacttaaagctatgtcccctcgtgtttgccatcatcatccgaggaaaaagactctcactatccaccctatctaaccctctgattatcttgtatgtctctattaagtcacctctcctcctccttctctttaacgaaaacaaccccaagtccctcagcctttcctcgtaagaccttccctccataccaggcaacatcctagtaaatctcctctgcaccctttccaaagcttccacatccttcctataatgcggtgaccagaactgcacgcaatactcaaggtgcggcctcaccagagttttgtacagctgcatcatgacctcgtggctccgaaactcgatccccctactaataaaagctaacacaccatatgccttcttaacagccctattaacctgggtagcaactttcagggatttatgtacctggacaccaagatctctctgctcatctacactactaagaatcttcccattagcccagtactctgcattgctgttactccttccaaagtgaatcacctcacacttctccgcattaaactccatttgccatctctcagcccagctctgcagcctatctatgtccctctgtaccctacaacacccttcgacactatccacaactccaccgaccttcgtgtcatccgcaaatttactaacccacccttctacaccctcatccaggtcatttataaaaatgacaaacagcagtggccccaaaacagaaccttgcggtacaccactagtaactaaactccaggatgaacatttgccatcaaccaccaccctctgtcttctttcagctagccaatttctgatccaaatctctaaatcaccttcaaccccatacttccgtattttctgcaatagcctaccgtggggaaccttatcaaacgccttactgaaatccatatacaccacatccacggctttaccctcatccacctgtttggtcaccttctcgaaaaactcaataaggtttgtgaggcacgacctacctttcacaaaaccgtgctgactatcgcaaatgaacttattcttttcaagatgattataaatcctatctcttataaccctttccaacattttacccacaaccgaagtaaggctcacaggtctataattaccagggctgtctctactccccttcttgaacaaggggacaacatttgctatcctccagtcctccggcactactcctgtcgacaatgacgacataaagatcaacaacaacggctctgcaatctcctccctggcttcccagagaatcctaggataaatcccatctggcccaggggacttatctattttcactctttccaaaattgctaacacctcctccttgtgaatctcaatcccatctagcctagtaggctgtatctcagtaatctcctcggcaacattttctttctctactgtaaatactgatgaaaaatattcatttaacgcttcccctatctcctctgattccgcacacaacttcccactactatccttgattggccctgttctaactcttatcattcttttattcctgatatacctatagaaagccttagggttttctttgatcctatccgccaatgacttctcgtgtcctctccttgctcttcttagccctccctttagatccttcctggctagcttgtaactctcaagcgccctaactgagccttcacgtctcatcctaacataagccgccctcttcctcttgacaagatgTACAGATTATTATTTCAGACATTAAATAGTAAAAAAGTCTAAATTTGTAAAAGCTTCAATGGACTCAGTACTTAAAGGGTTAAACAAAAGGCATATCATGTATGCCAGCTCCCAATTAGTTTAAGTGCACTTCATTTGCATCCCCAAATTCAGTAGGAAACATCAATATTTTCAGGCAGAGAGCAACATTTGTTACTGATGGAAACAAAGGATGATATTACACGCATGTGAAAATGAGACACGATACAGTAGGCATAACGGAATATGTGTGAGAAGAAGCAATGTTACAGATATTCAGAAATGAAGCATTTTACCTGCATGAAAATGATAGAATATATGTAAAAACAATATTGCACATGAAAATGTGTGGGGCTTAGCTATTACATACATGAAAATGATATAAACATTAAAAACTGTATAAAAGCAAAAGGTATAAAATATGAAACTGACTAGCAGTTCTAAATTTTAGAATCTTCTGAAACCTCAACAACACAGGTACTGCACTTTGTGATGGAACTGTCAGAACACTCTTGGGGAAATGATATTCAAATTATCTAGGCCTTTCACACAGGGCAGCACTGTAGCATGCTGCCACCAATGTGAAATACAGTATCGTTTTTCTTATGGTCCATTACACAGAACAGGGATCTAAATTACAAAACGTAATGCCGATTGCCAAATTACCAATCACAAAAACAAAAGATCACATCTGGATATTTGCACCAGGCCAAGAGGAAACAATTAATTTCCCCCCTTAAATTGTAATGGCAGTTTTCAGCTAAGTGCCATTCTTTTTGTATTTTCATCTTATTCAACTGCCTGAGGAGAATGAATGGCCCACTACCAGTATGCTGACAATGAACCCTGTAACCAGCCACCAGAGGCTACCTAGGTATAAGCCTGTTGATTTCACTTCCTTCTTAGTGGGAAGCACATCTGAATCTGTTTGGCACCATCCAGCTTGATAAGCTTTTGACTGGGAACTGAGCAAAGCAGAAACAATTTGGCCTAACTAGATCACTCCACCATCCTTGATGCATTCCTTTTCAGAGTTATATTTCCAAACCCACTGGTTCTATCCAAAAAGCCACTGTTCCTGGGCAACCGCTATTATCTACTTTCATACACATTAACTTGGAACCAATTAAAAAAATTAACTTGCAAAGTAGTTGGCTTAAAAATGCATCACAGAAGACAATCTCACCCAATTAAACCCTGAACTTCATTTGAGTGTGCAAGCAAGTGAGCCAGAGGTAACTCAATACATCATCCGATTAGATTTCTAATCGGCAGCAACGACTTGTATTCACATAGTAACAATATGCccctaggtgcttcacaggagcgttacctaacaaaatttgacagcaagccacattAAAGGATATATATTAGGGCTGGAAAACCAAAAGCCTGTTCCAAGATAGGTTTGAAGGAGCATTttgagagaggtggaggggttcaGGGAGGGTATTCCACAGTTCACCTTAGGTTCCATTTGTAAAAATGAATCATCAAGGGAACCAATATATGTATTTTCCCCTCATTTATTTATGGTTTTGCAATTCAGTGCAACAACCTACCACACTCCAGACCCACTTGATATCTCAAGGAACTGTAGCTTTTACACATCGTCTGGGTGCAAAGTAAACATTGGCTTTTAGGCCTTCTCAGTGAAGAAAACTGACAAACCAATGTTTTCGCTCAATAAAAACATACACATAAACTGATGTAATTTTCACATCTCTAGCAGACAATAAATAATCCAGGGCAGATGAGCAAGTTTATTGCAGTGTGAAGTTTTGGTTGCGAGTAGTGATTTTGACAGATCAATTAAGTATCATCTAGAATGAGCGGAGTTAAAAGACCAGTGTTTTCCAATCACTTTGACTGAGACTCTATGATATGATACTCCAATTAACCTCACCCAAGAGAAGAGAGATGACAACCAATCTTGAGATTTGGAAAACAAAAGCAATTCATTAAGTTCTCATGATAGTCTTGTGCACAGATCATAAGTTTTTGGAGGGAGACAAAATAAAGTAACATCTGCAGCTCAATTTTCTTGTGTTTGTAGCAGTTAGAGAACAACACTACCATGATCAAAATTCACAACCCCCAAACCACTTCATTTGTAATAACTTACATCATAGCAGGGAAATGAAGACAGTATGTGTGCATGAAGTAGCAAAAGAGCTAATGCTTTTAGAAACTGGTTTTAGAGTTTATTTAAAATGTGCTCAAACTCTTCCTACTGCAATAATCTGGATAGGGGGCTAGTTTCCTCTCTCCACCCCCCAAAGCTTTGCCCCACATAAATCCAAGGCATCACACCAACAGAGGTAGAATGTTTAAATAAGGTACTAAATATAAACAGGAATAAACATGAATCCCCAAACTATTGCTCAGAAAAAAAACTTTGTTTCAGAAAACATTGTTTGCATTTCACACACACCAACATCCAAAGGACATTAGAACGTATTTCTTCAAAAATGATTTTATTGGGAGAACTACAAAAAATTTATACAGTACAAATTTTACAGTCTCACACTTTAATCTGTAGTGAACTGACACCccaagtatttttttaaacaattttttttccttttgttACATTCAAAGGATACTTCTGTTAAAGTAGTCAAAAGAGAGTACATAGTGCTCATAATCTGTACCTACTATGTACAAACTAAACCTACTATCATTCACCCACTGTCTTGGAAAATGTGAAGctttttttttccttcttttttttgttttaatagTAAATCCcagaaaaaacaaaaacaaaaaatcccAAAAGCAGAGTTCCACTCTCCAGACATTTCAGATTTACTGCAAAAAAACTGTTCAGACCTAGAGGTGGCCCCTCACTAATCAAAGTGGTGGCAATGTctctcattcccttccccctttctctgggAAGAAAGGTTGCTTCTAAACAATGTTAAGTTCACTTCCAAAACTACTACATTCAGAGAACTGACATCCCCCAGTTGTAAAAAAAATACTTTTAAGGGAATGCACATTTGTTCTGAAACTTGAATTTGTTATTTTGGTTAAGAAAAATAAGAACTGTCTCTGTAACTGGACCCTGAAGGCACTGTCAATATAATACTGGGTCCAGGGTGCTACATATTTTGGCTCTttattgtttcttttttttttaaaaaaggaaaaaaatcacAGTGTCATTTATACAACAAAAACTTATGATGCCACTTTGACTCAAGAATGCCACATGAAAGTCCGATACTTGAAGTTTTAACCACTGACTTTGGACGGTCTAACATCCCCAATTACTTTACATTCTTAAAAAAAAATGCCTACCATCTTCAATCCTAACTACTTCCACAGCATCAAGAACTGATTTCTAGAACATAGAAACCATGCAATCGTTCATTTCGTAAACATGGAAAAAAAATTAATGAAATAAATATTACATACAATCTCTTAAATTAAGATTTTATCATTTACAATAAAATAACCAAGTGAAGTTACAAAACAAAACGGCATATATTACTGTGAAAAGAACACACTCCACATTCTGCAGATTAATAATGGCAATCATAATTTAAACATAATAAAAGAATATATATCTATTGTTTTCATCATACGCGATAAATACAGTATGAACAAATTACCAATGTATACTTTCTCGAGATAATAAATAAGTTAAATAGTTTTATAGCGAGTTGTGCTGCGATGTGTTATCACATCAACTCAACAGCTAAAAAAAATTTAACAATCAGCAGTTATTTCAACAATTACAACTAACTCAACGAACGAGTGCTTGACAAAAAAAATCTGCAACACGGTTCTCTTCTCTATAAAGGCAAACGGGCCACTAGGTGGCAATGGAAAATAGATTAACTTGCAACAAAGTTTGGaatgaagttttttttttctcttttaaaaCAAGGCAAAATATAGCAAGTCCTGTAATATGTTTCCTTAACGAAGGCATTTTCTTGGCAGGATTTTGTTGTTGTTTATAATGTTTGCAATTCGTAAATGAAGTTCTGTTAAATAAAAAAAGTggagtttttttttttgtctttaatcTTCGGAGATGGAAAGCCTGCTGAATATAGGGAGGCGCCTGCCCGGGTCCATGCTGGGGGACTCGGAGCCGCTCAGGCTCCCAGAGCTCTGCGAACCGCTCAAGTAGCTCTCCCGGTCGGAGAGGGAATCTGGGGGGCTCGGCGGGGCATCGAAGACCGGAGACTCGGCCAGCCGCCGCAGGCACGACTGCATCTGGCTCAGGATGTAAGGAGGCGACGGGGGGCAGACGTTAGTGGGTTGCTGCTGCTGGCTGTAACCCCCTCCTCCGAGCTGCTGGGTCTGGATGGCCAGCGGGGTAAGCAGGTTACTCAGCTCCTGGCTGGAGAAGGTGAAGGCGTTGTTGGCGCAGGCTGGCAGTGTGGGCGACAGCAAGTCCTCGCAGAAcatggaggaggtggaggaggaggagcaagGCGGCGGCGGCGTGCGGGAGGTCGGGCTCTCCAGCAGGGGAGACTCGAGTCCGCTGGAGCCGCTGGGGAAGCCCGAGAAGCTGAGGCTGTGGTGCAGCTTGGGTCGCGGCTGGTGCTGGCTGTTGCTGCTGTGTTGCTGGTGGTGGAAAGAGTTGATGGCGTTGTTATTGCATGGCGCCTGCCTCCTCTCCTCGGCGTTGTGGATGAAGTGGCACCTGGGTCCGTAGGGGCAGAAGCCGATGGTGTGGAATGTGCGGCACAGCTCCGTCTTGTACTTGGGGTGGCGGGTCAGGCTCCGCAGTTCGTGCATGCCGTGCGCGAACTGGCACTTGTCGCCGTACTTGCAGGTGCCGCTCTCCTCGAAAGGCCGGCACAGCTCGGTCTTGTAGCGGGTGGAGTTAACCTGCCCCCCGCCGGCCGCtgctttctgctgctgctggacgAGGTGCAATGGGCTGAGCGGCgcctgctgttgctgctgctgtcgCTCGGCGCTCTCGCTGAACGAGCGGTCGCGGAATTTGTTCTCTTTGTTCAGCATGGCCGTGCTGTTCGACTCCTTGATGTTGGGGAAAGAAGAACTAGGATACTTCGTGGACGAGTTGTTGGCCAGCGCTTGCAAGTTGCTGGTCGAGTGCCGTCTTAGAAATCCCGGTGCAAAACTTGTTACAGGGGTCCCCACTGCCTTTTTATCCAGCATACTGTTAAAGTTATTGTAGTTGTTCAGGGATTTTTCGTTCtagaaaaaggaaaagaaaatgcaAACAAAAATAGAATCAGAATCTCAAACATTAAACTATCCAAACATATCACAGTTTCAGAAATGCATTCAGGGAACACATTTGCACGGATAGAAGTttgacccccccaaaaaaaacttttgGAAAACTTTTTTTTTGTCTAAACTTTCAGAAATCCCTTTTTCTGCCCCATTTTACCTTGTTGCACAAGAAATCGTTGATATCGTAGAAGGCAGAAAGAAGAGTTGCAGACATCTTCAGGCAGTAGTTTCTACAACTGAGATCCTGCTCTCGTGAAATCTGGAGACAAAACTGTTTTTCCCCAGCAAAGAAGTGTGAGGTCCGAATGTATAaagggaaaggaaaaaaaaaataaaaaaaaaagtcttttttTGGTGGTGGCGAAGTTGAACTGCTAGAACTTCTCGCTCTGTCTGCCTTGTTATAAATATTGAGCACTAGGCAGTGGGAGGGATTTAGTGATCTTGCTTGCGAACCCTGGCCCGGAGTCGCCAGGACAACAGCCCTTGATTGACAGGCGGTCCTTAACTCGTTAGCATAGGCTAAAGTGCAAAAAAAAAAGTCCTTATCGCATGAGCTGGGAAAGTCAATattactttataaaaaaaaaacttctgatTATACTAGATATCCGTCTAAAACTAAAACGCCGCAACTTTTTGAACAGTTTGCGAGGATTTTCTATGTGCTGGCCTTCGCTGAAATACCGATACATGGGAGGGAATGCGTCACCACTGTTACAAAGGCACACAGCTGTGTTACTTCCACTATTGAACCAGAGACTCTGCACTTAGTAAAGTGGCGGGATTTTTCTTTCCCACTTGTCCCGAGCAGAAGGATTTCTTGTTGGAATATGGGTTTGTTTCAAATAGCTCCCATTTTTCCAACGCTTGCTGGGAAATATACTTTGGAGTGGAATAAAGTGACGCTtcattttgttcctttttttttataaaaaaagGACTAATTAGCATTTCGATCACAAGACAGAACTTTGTAAGAAGTCACACTGAAAAATCTACTTAACATAGAGAACCGGTGTTTATACATATTTAATCTTAAGAGAAAAAAGTTTTAAGCTTTTGTTTAATAGCAAGACTTGAAAGGAAAAGCCTCGTATCGCCCGAAACTAATATTCCAGTGCACGTAGTCTGACTGCCTTGATATGCAAAAAGTCAGTTGCAGGTTTTCCTACACATTGCATTAAATAGCCAGAGACCGAGAATAGATTTGGTTATTGTAAGTATGCTCAATTTTCTAGTTCCTTTATCTTGAAGGGGTTGCGGTTAAAATATATTCTTTAAAAAATCGTCTTCAGTGAATTCGGGGTAACTACGGCGGGTATCTTAAAAACTAGGTAGTGGATAATTACAGAAATGAACGTTTATTCCCAATACAAGGGACAAAAATCCGGAGAAAACGACACGCAACTGCTGTGTAGATCAATTAATTACAACTGCGTGTTTCTTCCAACTACCCACCCCCCTCCTCCATGGGTGGATACAGCACTGGCAGGAAGTGAAAATTGGAGAGAAAAAAAATGACGAGAAGTCTTTTGACTTTGTTTTTTTGCAACACCTCGATGATTTTTAAACTATTTCAAATGCTAATTACGCCTAGTTCATAAATCCTGGTCAGGAACTGGTTGTATTAAAGTTTAGTGTTCCCACAAGGGAACTTTAGCCCGTTTCTAAGTGATATGACCATGGCCACAGACGCTCCTAACAAACTGGTTACAATTTGGCGGAATAAGGCAGTGCCCCACCTTCTGCAACTCCTTCAGTGTGCTTTTCTTAGACTGTCTCGGCAATCGCCGATTATTTTTTTTTCGTGTGTGTTGCATTGAATGACGTACGAGTTAAGTCTCCTATTTTGGAAACTTTTAAAAATGAAACGAAGAACGCGTAAAAACAGAAGACGAGAAGCTGAAAAGAATAACCCCCTTCTCTCTGGTTACCGtactttcccccacccccacttattAAAACTTTACCAAACACCGTAGATTTTAAACGCTTCACGAT contains:
- the zfp36l2 gene encoding mRNA decay activator protein ZFP36L2, with protein sequence MSATLLSAFYDINDFLCNKNEKSLNNYNNFNSMLDKKAVGTPVTSFAPGFLRRHSTSNLQALANNSSTKYPSSSFPNIKESNSTAMLNKENKFRDRSFSESAERQQQQQQAPLSPLHLVQQQQKAAAGGGQVNSTRYKTELCRPFEESGTCKYGDKCQFAHGMHELRSLTRHPKYKTELCRTFHTIGFCPYGPRCHFIHNAEERRQAPCNNNAINSFHHQQHSSNSQHQPRPKLHHSLSFSGFPSGSSGLESPLLESPTSRTPPPPCSSSSTSSMFCEDLLSPTLPACANNAFTFSSQELSNLLTPLAIQTQQLGGGGYSQQQQPTNVCPPSPPYILSQMQSCLRRLAESPVFDAPPSPPDSLSDRESYLSGSQSSGSLSGSESPSMDPGRRLPIFSRLSISED